One genomic segment of Ipomoea triloba cultivar NCNSP0323 chromosome 9, ASM357664v1 includes these proteins:
- the LOC116029163 gene encoding pectinesterase 2-like, which yields MEIVTVLNVVILCVLVFCPSGVIPGTVPIPAQKSQVESWFKANVKPLPGREGVDPALVKAEAAPVYLKVGNGGQFKTIQAAINSIPARNTKRHIIFISGGFYHERVKIDYNKPFVTLFGDPKNRPTLVAAATAAQLGTIYSATLYVLSDYFSAVNIDVRNSAPRPTGKKDQQAVAMTITGDKASFYSCRFYGFQDTLCDHNNRHFYKDCYVEGTVDFVFGDAKSIFLNTQLRVIPGDQMAMVSAHGRNTAKEDTGFSFVHCQVTGSSKIAVLGRGWFPYSKTIYAYTYIGNAIKPEGWMGMRANPKDGGTCYFGEYNNTGPGAKMDGRPKFVKRLTGAEVKPYITLDYIQASKWLLPPIIKAVQ from the exons ATGGAGATAGTCACAGTACTCAATGTTGTTATTCTTTGTGTTCTGGTGTTTTGTCCCAGCGGAGTTATTCCTGGTACGGTTCCTATTCCTGCACAAAAGTCTCAGGTAGAGAGCTGGTTCAAAGCCAACGTTAAACCCCTTCCAGGCAGAGAGGGTGTGGACCCCGCCCTCGTGAAGGCCGAGGCCGCCCCGGTGTACCTTAAGGTCGGAAATGGAGGTCAGTTCAAAACCATCCAGGCAGCCATTAATAGCATTCCTGCTAGGAACACAAAACGGCACATTATTTTCATATCCGGTGGGTTTTATCACGAGAGGGTCAAGATTGACTATAATAAGCCTTTTGTCACCCTTTTCGGAGATCCTAAGAATAGGCCAACTTTAGTTGCCGCTGCCACGGCTGCTCAGCTTGGTACCATATACAGTGCCACTTTGTACGTTTTGTCGGATTACTTCTCAGCCGTTAATATTGACGTCAGG AATTCGGCTCCCAGGCCCACTGGCAAAAAGGATCAGCAAGCTGTGGCTATGACCATAACAGGTGACAAGGCTTCCTTCTACAGCTGTAGATTTTATGGATTCCAAGACACCCTTTGTGATCATAACAACAGACATTTCTACAAGGATTGCTACGTTGAAGGCACTGTAGATTTCGTGTTTGGCGATGCCAAGAGCATCTTTTTG AATACACAATTGCGTGTGATCCCAGGCGACCAAATGGCGATGGTGTCGGCACACGGTAGAAATACTGCAAAAGAGGACACAGGATTCTCTTTCGTACATTGCCAAGTTACCGGGAGTTCCAAGATTGCAGTACTAGGCAGAGGATGGTTTCCTTATTCTAAGACCATATATGCCTACACCTATATAGGCAATGCCATCAAACCCGAGGGATGGATGGGGATGCGCGCCAATCCCAAGGATGGAGG AACATGTTACTTCGGAGAATATAACAATACAGGGCCGGGGGCAAAAATGGATGGTCGACCAAAATTTGTTAAGAGGCTGACAGGTGCAGAAGTAAAGCCTTACATCACCCTGGATTACATACAGGCTTCCAAGTGGTTGCTTCCCCCAATCATCAAAGCTGTT
- the LOC116029166 gene encoding pectinesterase 1-like, whose translation MATNTVLINIVSYIVCAVVFCPGSVTSDDTVPIPQQKSEVEGWFKANVHPLPVRKGLDPALAKAEAAPVHIAVGKGGKFKTIQEAVDSIPPKNTKRTIINIAGGTYKERVRLDVGKHFVTFYGDPKNRPLIDAAATAAEVGTVYSATLYVLSDYFMAVNINVKNSAPRPTGKPNQQAVALTITGDRAAFYNCKFYGFQDTVCDNINKHFYKDCYIEGTVDFFFGDAKTLIVNTELHVISGDNMAMVTAHGRKSANEDTGLSFVQCRVTGDAKSKIAVLGRAWHPFAKTVFAYSDLCGVIRPEGWWAGMSNNVTNPDKPDLMSLCRNTFFGEYKNTGPGSSMAKRAKFVKRLTDAEAKHYLTLGFIQASKWLLPPITKAVQDNSTQIRSKVKLKQNILRIQP comes from the exons ATGGCAACAAACACAGTACtaataaatattgttagttATATTGTTTGTGCAGTTGTGTTTTGTCCGGGCAGTGTTACCTCAGACGACACGGTTCCCATTCCTCAACAAAAGTCTGAGGTAGAGGGTTGGTTCAAAGCCAACGTTCACCCCCTTCCAGTGAGAAAGGGTTTGGACCCTGCCCTCGCAAAGGCCGAGGCCGCCCCAGTGCACATCGCGGTCGGAAAAGGAGGCAAATTCAAAACCATTCAAGAAGCCGTCGACTCCATTCCTCCTAAGAACACAAAGCGTACTATCATTAACATAGCAGGTGGGACTTATAAGGAGAGAGTGAGGCTCGACGTGGGTAAACATTTCGTCACCTTCTATGGTGATCCTAAGAATAGGCCACTTATAGACGCTGCTGCCACGGCTGCTGAAGTTGGCACCGTTTACAGTGCCACTTTGTATGTTTTGTCGGATTACTTTATGGCGGTTAATATTAACGTTAAG AATTCAGCTCCCAGGCCCACTGGTAAACCGAATCAGCAAGCTGTGGCTCTGACCATCACCGGTGACAGGGCTGCGTTCTACAACTGTAAATTTTATGGATTCCAAGACACCGTTTGTGACAATATTAACAAACATTTCTATAAGGATTGTTACATTGAAGGCACTGTAGATTTCTTCTTTGGCGATGCCAAGACTCTCATTGTG AACACAGAACTGCATGTTATCTCAGGCGACAATATGGCGATGGTGACGGCACACGGTAGGAAAAGTGCAAACGAAGACACAGGATTATCTTTCGTACAATGCCGAGTTACCGGGGATGCGAAATCTAAAATTGCAGTACTAGGCAGAGCATGGCATCCTTTTGCTAAAACCGTATTTGCCTATTCTGATCTTTGTGGTGTCATTAGACCGGAGGGATGGTGGGCTGGGATGAGCAACAATGTTACCAATCC AGATAAACCTGATCTAATGAGCCTATGCAGGAACACATTCTTTGGAGAATATAAGAATACAGGGCCAGGATCTAGCATGGCTAAACGTGCCAAGTTCGTTAAGAGGCTGACAGATGCAGAGGCGAAGCATTACCTCACCCTGGGTTTCATACAGGCTTCCAAGTGGTTGCTTCCCCCAATCACCAAAGCTGTGCAAGACAATTCAACCCAAATCCGATCCAAGgtgaaattaaaacaaaacatcCTGCGAATTCAACCCTAG